The genomic DNA ACTGGGGGCATGCGACTTCGTTGGGCATGTGCGCCATTGAAGCCTCCAGCCACTTCCGCCACATCGGCCTGAGGTCGTAAGGGATGCCCGGGACGGTCCTCCGGGATGTCCCCTAGTGCTCGGGATGTCCCCTGGTACCACTACTGCGGTGGGCCACAGCCGGAGGGTCGCGCAGGTCGGTTCAGGTGTCCGAGGCAGGCGCGGCGGGCGGGGCGTCGAGCGCTGTCAGGGAGGCTCGGAGGGCGGCTCGGGAGGTGATGCCGAGTTTGGGGAAGAGCCGGTGCAGGTGGGAGCCGATCGTGCGGTGGGACAGGAACAGGCGGGCGCCGATCTCCCTGTTGGTGAGTCCGGTGGCGGCCAACTCGGCGATCTGCCGCTCCTGGGCGGTCAGCACCGGCATGGTCGAGTCGGGGCGGGGAGCGGTGGCGACGCCGGTGGCGCGCAGCTCGTTGCGCGCCCGCCGCACCATCGCCCGCGCGCCGATCCGCTCGAACGTCTCGACGGCGGCGCGGAGTTGGGTGCGCGCACCGGTGGTGTCGCGCGTGCGGCGCAGCCACTGCCCGTACGCGAGGTGGATGCGCGCCTGGTCCCAGGGATACCGGGCGGCCCCGGGCAGGGCGAGGGCCCCCTCGAAGAGCGCGCCGGCCCGGTCGTCGTCCGCCGCCACGGCCTCCGCCCCGGCCGTGATCAGGGCGATACGCGGGCCGATGCGGTGCAGGCCGGACCTCCGGGCGGCGGCGACATGTGCGCGGGCCTCGTCGACGCGGCCGGTGCGCATCGCCGCCTCGACCAGGTCCAGGACCATCCATCGGCCCGGGATGCCGGAACCGGGAGCGCTGGGTGGATCGATCCGGGCCACCTGGGCGTGGGCCTCCTCGAAGTCGCCCTGGCCCAGGGCCGCGAGATGACGCGCCGAGCGGGCGTACGCCAAGGTCACGCTCATACCCCGGGGCGCCGCCCAGGTGGTGGTCTCCTCGCTGCGGGCCTCGGCCAGGTCCACGTCACCGCGCAGCGCGGCACCGGACGCCAGCACGGCCCGGATCTGGCGCTCCCAGAAGGGATAGCCGTAGGCGGTCGCCAACTCCAGCCCCTCGAGGGCGAGTTCCTCGGCCTCGTCCCACTGGCCGTGCACATACGAGTCCTGGCAGAGCAGCATCAGCCCCGGTACGACCATGGCGACCGCGCCACCGTCGCGCTCCCGCTCGATCATGCCGCGGACCGTGTACCGGTGGCCGGACAGCGCGTCCAGCGCCACGGCGGCGAAGGCCAGCGGCACGATCTGCCAGGGCGCGGCGGCCGGAGGGAGCGCCGCGAACGCGTCGGCCAGGCGTTCCTGGAGGGAGCCCTGGGCGCGGGTCGGGTCGACATACGCGTCGTAGCAGAGCCGGAAGGGGGCGACCTGCTCCGGCCCGAACCGGGCCATGGCCGTCCTGAGCAGCTCCCACGGCTCCGGCCGCAGGGTGAACAGACTGACCAGCAGCAGCGCGTACAGGACGCCGTACTGGTCCCAGGCGTCCGGGCGGTCGGTGTCGGTCGCGTCGAGCGCCCGGGTCAGCAACCGGTACGCCGCGTCGACATCCCCTTCGTTGTTGGTCAGCAGATGCGCGGTGGCGGCGAGGACGAGCGCGGCCGGGGTCTCCGGAGACTGCCCGGCATCCGCCAACAGCCAGGTGACCTGGTCGAGTTGACCGGTCAGGGTGGCCAGATGGGCGGCCTCGACCAGGCGCCGGGAGCGGTCTCCGGGGTGCGGGCTGAGTTCCGCCGCGCGCACCAGGGTCGTCACCGCGGTCGACGCCCGGCCGCGCCGCCGCGCGAACAGCGCCGCCTTGTCCAGCGCCCGCGCCACCGTCTCGTCGGTCCCCGCGCACGCCTCGGCCAGGTG from Streptomyces sp. NBC_01478 includes the following:
- a CDS encoding LuxR family transcriptional regulator, whose translation is MREQDPQRGPGPCARGPRDALVGRAAELELIDALLAGRDRTGYSPTAPGPLLRGDAGVGKTALLDAAAARARAADMRVLRASGVEFEAGIAFAVVHQLLYPLRADADRLPGPEREVLHRLFDLAPDDLPAPLTAATAVLALLGAAAAESPLLLVADDASWCDRAGATVLGFAVRRLRQAPVVLLAAARHGPTGPIQQIRLPEQTVHPLDDETAAELLEIRWPGLAPTVRRRLLAQAAGNPLALWELPAELTDRQRSGGQPLPGVPPLSRQLIEAFAPALDQLPAATRRALLPAALAADDELRTIRTASADSVDPDDLAPAQRARLVHVDAASGRVAFAHPLTRAAVVHEALSRERRATHRALAAALALDPERQAWHLAEACAGTDETVARALDKAALFARRRGRASTAVTTLVRAAELSPHPGDRSRRLVEAAHLATLTGQLDQVTWLLADAGQSPETPAALVLAATAHLLTNNEGDVDAAYRLLTRALDATDTDRPDAWDQYGVLYALLLVSLFTLRPEPWELLRTAMARFGPEQVAPFRLCYDAYVDPTRAQGSLQERLADAFAALPPAAAPWQIVPLAFAAVALDALSGHRYTVRGMIERERDGGAVAMVVPGLMLLCQDSYVHGQWDEAEELALEGLELATAYGYPFWERQIRAVLASGAALRGDVDLAEARSEETTTWAAPRGMSVTLAYARSARHLAALGQGDFEEAHAQVARIDPPSAPGSGIPGRWMVLDLVEAAMRTGRVDEARAHVAAARRSGLHRIGPRIALITAGAEAVAADDDRAGALFEGALALPGAARYPWDQARIHLAYGQWLRRTRDTTGARTQLRAAVETFERIGARAMVRRARNELRATGVATAPRPDSTMPVLTAQERQIAELAATGLTNREIGARLFLSHRTIGSHLHRLFPKLGITSRAALRASLTALDAPPAAPASDT